One part of the Candidatus Flexicrinis affinis genome encodes these proteins:
- a CDS encoding sulfite exporter TauE/SafE family protein produces the protein MDFTLAFVLACVFVGLSKGGLIGPIGGTLALPLLVQATYNGATITVQGATGVLLALLMIGDVFAIPAFWRQWDWRYLRYTLPAAVIGVALGTWVLVSLDSTTLKRILGIVTLLLIVYKIANAAMVRYLQQAAYAHRPWHGVLTGVTSGLGSALANTGGPPMTAYMLLQKMSPSAFVGTQTLFFVIVNWLKVPGYVAGGVFDDLGMIGLAPWALLLIPLLVFGSRPIIHRVNHAVFDWFITALLLWAAISLLTQ, from the coding sequence ATGGATTTCACTCTCGCCTTCGTGCTCGCGTGCGTTTTCGTCGGCCTGTCGAAAGGCGGGCTGATCGGTCCGATCGGCGGGACGTTGGCGCTTCCGCTGCTGGTGCAGGCGACTTACAACGGCGCGACAATCACCGTGCAGGGCGCGACCGGCGTGCTGCTGGCGCTGCTGATGATCGGCGACGTGTTCGCCATCCCGGCCTTCTGGCGCCAGTGGGATTGGCGCTACCTGCGCTACACCCTGCCTGCTGCGGTGATCGGCGTGGCGCTCGGCACATGGGTGCTGGTCTCGCTCGACTCGACCACGCTCAAGCGCATCCTCGGCATCGTGACCCTGCTGCTGATCGTCTACAAGATCGCCAACGCGGCGATGGTGCGCTACTTGCAGCAGGCGGCCTATGCGCACCGGCCGTGGCACGGCGTGCTGACCGGCGTGACAAGCGGCCTCGGCTCGGCGCTGGCAAACACCGGCGGCCCGCCGATGACCGCCTACATGCTGCTGCAGAAGATGTCGCCCAGCGCGTTCGTCGGCACGCAGACGCTGTTCTTCGTGATCGTCAACTGGCTGAAGGTGCCGGGGTACGTGGCCGGCGGCGTGTTCGACGATCTCGGCATGATCGGGTTGGCGCCGTGGGCGCTGCTGCTCATCCCGCTGCTGGTGTTCGGCTCGCGCCCGATCATCCACCGCGTGAATCACGCCGTGTTCGACTGGTTCATCACCGCGCTGCTGTTGTGGGCGGCAATCAGCTTGCTGACACAATAA